In Flavobacterium lacustre, a genomic segment contains:
- a CDS encoding NAD(P)H-binding protein, with amino-acid sequence MKNVLVIGASGSLAKYVIDTLKNVPDVHLTLLARSKSRIANDTTNCTVVEADVMDYANLKNTIAGQDIVYVNLAGNLETMTQNIVKAMQEADVKRIIAISSIGIYETPLKPVLVPYRKLADVIESSGLDYTILRPDWFTNGNEIDYAITQKGTPETGSAISRKSIAAFVATLVQNPELHKNENLGISKPN; translated from the coding sequence ATGAAAAATGTACTCGTAATTGGAGCGAGCGGCAGTCTTGCTAAATATGTAATCGATACGTTGAAAAATGTACCCGATGTTCACCTAACGCTATTGGCAAGAAGCAAAAGCCGTATCGCAAATGACACCACCAACTGCACAGTTGTTGAAGCCGATGTAATGGATTATGCCAACCTAAAAAATACAATTGCCGGTCAGGACATTGTGTATGTAAACCTTGCCGGAAACTTGGAAACCATGACCCAAAACATTGTAAAAGCGATGCAAGAAGCCGATGTGAAAAGAATTATTGCCATTAGTTCCATCGGTATTTATGAAACGCCTTTAAAACCTGTTTTAGTTCCTTACCGAAAGTTGGCAGACGTAATCGAAAGTTCAGGATTGGATTATACCATTTTGCGTCCCGACTGGTTTACCAATGGCAACGAAATTGATTATGCGATTACCCAAAAAGGCACACCCGAAACAGGTTCAGCGATTTCAAGAAAGAGCATTGCTGCTTTCGTGGCAACGCTTGTTCAAAATCCAGAGTTACACAAGAATGAAAACTTAGGAATTAGCAAACCCAATTAA
- a CDS encoding NAD(P)-dependent alcohol dehydrogenase gives MNTTPVKAYGTEAADADLKEMNINRRAVTSKDIEIEILYCGVCHSDLHTARNDWGFTVYPAVPGHEIVGKVTKVGSEVTKLKVGDLAGVGCLVDSCHTCDSCKNDLEQYCLTGFTGTYGSADKHLGGYTYGGYSQKIVVDEHFVLKVPSNLDLAAVAPLLCAGITTWSPLRHWKVTKGSKVAVVGLGGLGHMAIKLAKGLGAEVTLFSRTPDKEKDALALGADAVIISTDSNQMNSVNGKFDLIIDTVPYVHDVNPYVGTLNINGTLVLVGYLGGLEPFLNTVPMILGRKSVAGSVIGGIAETQEMLDFCGEHNIVSEIEIIKMQDINNAYERMLKSDVRYRFVIDMASLQ, from the coding sequence ATGAATACTACACCAGTAAAAGCATATGGTACTGAAGCTGCCGATGCCGATTTGAAAGAAATGAACATCAACCGAAGAGCTGTTACTTCAAAAGATATCGAAATTGAGATTTTGTATTGCGGCGTTTGCCATTCCGATTTGCACACTGCTCGAAATGATTGGGGATTTACGGTGTATCCTGCTGTTCCTGGTCATGAAATTGTGGGTAAAGTAACCAAAGTGGGAAGCGAAGTAACCAAATTAAAAGTTGGTGATTTAGCAGGAGTTGGTTGTTTAGTTGACTCGTGTCACACTTGCGACAGCTGCAAGAATGACCTTGAACAATATTGCTTAACCGGTTTTACAGGAACTTACGGTAGTGCTGATAAACATTTGGGCGGATACACTTATGGTGGGTATTCTCAAAAAATTGTAGTCGATGAACACTTTGTATTGAAAGTGCCTTCCAACTTAGATTTAGCAGCCGTTGCTCCATTACTTTGTGCCGGAATTACCACTTGGTCTCCGCTTCGTCATTGGAAAGTGACCAAAGGAAGTAAAGTTGCAGTAGTTGGTTTGGGCGGATTAGGTCATATGGCCATCAAATTGGCAAAAGGTTTGGGTGCAGAAGTTACGCTGTTTTCAAGAACGCCGGATAAAGAAAAAGACGCTTTAGCATTAGGAGCCGATGCCGTGATTATTTCTACAGATAGTAATCAAATGAATTCGGTAAACGGAAAATTTGATTTGATAATTGATACCGTTCCTTACGTACACGATGTTAATCCTTATGTTGGAACTCTAAACATTAATGGTACTTTAGTTTTGGTTGGCTATTTGGGAGGTTTAGAACCTTTTTTAAATACGGTTCCAATGATATTAGGACGAAAATCTGTTGCAGGTTCTGTAATTGGTGGCATTGCCGAAACTCAAGAAATGTTAGATTTTTGTGGAGAACACAATATTGTTTCTGAAATTGAGATTATCAAAATGCAGGACATCAACAACGCTTACGAGAGAATGTTGAAAAGTGACGTGAGATACCGTTTTGTAATTGACATGGCCTCGTTACAATAA
- a CDS encoding phosphoribosylaminoimidazolesuccinocarboxamide synthase, which yields MSNTITTTNFNFPNQKSVYRGKVREVYNINDELLVMVATDRLSAFDVVLPKGIPYKGQILNQIATKFMELTKDIVPNWLIATPDPNVAVGHLCEPFKVEMVIRGYVSGHAAREYALGKREICGVKMAEGLKENDKFPEPIITPTTKADNGEHDADISREDILSKGIVTEEDYLVLEKYTRALFQRGTEIAAARGLILVDTKYEFGKTKEGVIVLIDEIHTPDSSRYFYSEGYQERQDRGEEQKQLSKEFVRRWLIENGFQGQTGQQIPNMTDEYIATVSERYIELYENILGEQFVKADISNINERIEKNVLAYLKSK from the coding sequence ATGAGCAATACAATCACCACCACTAATTTTAATTTTCCAAATCAAAAATCGGTTTACCGAGGAAAAGTAAGAGAAGTTTACAACATAAACGATGAACTTTTAGTAATGGTCGCCACAGATAGGCTTTCGGCTTTTGATGTGGTTTTGCCAAAAGGAATTCCGTATAAAGGACAAATTTTGAATCAAATCGCTACCAAATTCATGGAGCTGACTAAAGATATTGTTCCGAATTGGTTGATTGCAACTCCGGATCCAAATGTTGCTGTTGGGCATTTATGCGAGCCTTTCAAGGTAGAAATGGTAATACGCGGTTATGTTTCAGGTCATGCTGCCCGTGAATATGCACTTGGTAAAAGAGAAATTTGTGGGGTAAAAATGGCAGAAGGGTTAAAGGAAAATGATAAGTTTCCGGAACCAATTATCACGCCAACTACAAAAGCAGATAATGGCGAACACGATGCTGATATTTCAAGAGAAGATATTTTGTCTAAAGGAATTGTTACCGAAGAAGATTATTTGGTTTTAGAAAAATATACTCGTGCTTTGTTTCAAAGAGGAACAGAAATCGCTGCTGCTCGCGGATTAATTTTGGTAGATACCAAATATGAATTTGGTAAAACCAAAGAAGGAGTAATTGTTCTGATTGATGAAATTCATACTCCGGATTCCTCTCGTTATTTCTATTCTGAAGGGTATCAGGAAAGACAAGATAGAGGCGAAGAGCAAAAACAATTGTCAAAAGAGTTTGTACGTCGTTGGTTAATTGAAAACGGTTTTCAAGGACAAACGGGACAACAAATTCCAAATATGACTGACGAATACATCGCAACAGTTTCTGAAAGATACATCGAATTGTATGAAAATATTCTTGGAGAGCAATTTGTAAAAGCTGATATTTCAAATATCAATGAGCGAATTGAAAAGAATGTTTTGGCTTATTTGAAGTCTAAATAA
- a CDS encoding Cof-type HAD-IIB family hydrolase, with translation MTKEKIKVVISDLDGTLLNSEHRISSYTKSIFKELHDQNYLIIVATGRHHLDAMAIIEELGFPVYLVTSNGARIHSPTKELLFAFNLKSEAVQSVLSLEIDPEITTVLFKEEVWQTSKTNKKLNSFQKEMTYPPEVVDFDTLEDFSAIKIFFTHDNHEKLVALKERILVDHSEEFSHAFSLPICLEFMDKSVDKSVAIAKILEKENFSFQEAIAFGDGFNDENMLKATGKGLIMGNAPENLKDKLSHLEVIASNDNDGVAKYLFTILLE, from the coding sequence ATGACAAAAGAAAAAATTAAAGTAGTAATTAGCGATTTAGACGGCACTTTACTCAACTCCGAACACCGAATATCTTCTTATACCAAATCTATTTTTAAGGAACTTCACGATCAGAATTATTTAATAATTGTGGCCACGGGACGCCATCATTTAGACGCAATGGCTATCATTGAAGAATTGGGTTTTCCGGTTTATTTAGTGACTTCAAACGGTGCGAGAATTCATTCGCCAACCAAAGAATTGCTATTTGCTTTTAATTTAAAAAGTGAGGCAGTACAATCTGTTTTGTCTTTAGAAATTGATCCGGAAATTACAACTGTTTTATTTAAAGAAGAAGTTTGGCAGACCTCAAAAACCAATAAAAAACTAAACAGTTTCCAAAAAGAAATGACCTATCCGCCTGAGGTAGTTGATTTTGATACTTTGGAGGATTTTAGTGCCATAAAAATATTTTTCACACACGATAATCACGAAAAATTAGTAGCCTTAAAAGAACGTATTTTGGTCGATCATTCGGAAGAATTCAGTCATGCGTTTAGTTTGCCAATTTGTTTAGAATTCATGGATAAATCGGTAGATAAAAGTGTGGCGATTGCTAAGATTTTAGAAAAAGAAAATTTTAGTTTTCAGGAAGCAATTGCTTTTGGCGACGGATTTAATGATGAAAATATGTTGAAAGCTACCGGAAAAGGGTTAATTATGGGCAACGCTCCCGAAAACTTAAAAGACAAACTATCTCATTTAGAAGTGATTGCTTCAAATGATAATGATGGAGTTGCAAAGTATTTATTTACGATATTGTTAGAATAA